The Euphorbia lathyris chromosome 2, ddEupLath1.1, whole genome shotgun sequence genome includes a window with the following:
- the LOC136216829 gene encoding squamosa promoter-binding-like protein 7 isoform X2 yields MEIGGNSAAASNYTNPNPLWDNLWSPFTAGSDCDSTISMYPDPAAVDAAENMFTHHGGGYEQLTLYNGRRRGGSGVQPDSHLMCLKLGKRHYFGDNFPVSCERREVADEFSIGKKVKPYCGVLVGAGDNVGRSAAAAAAAVVARCQVEGCDVGLGEAKDYHRRHKVCEMHSKAPKVIVLGLEQRFCQQCSRFHVVSEFDESKRSCRRRLAGHNERRRKTNHDSFPRSSFHGNALSLLSRNGESWNISSSDLSSRSSAALRELIAEQRGAILSRHLQNNSIQDLPYDHHHHQQNQPNNFNTFLSHHQNHHQFLGDHHHSNDGDRFQDDGTVTLDLMQGQTAASAFGFLSSSRDHKDKEDEEDECSVLWNSWA; encoded by the exons ATGGAAATCGGAGGCAACTCCGCCGCCGCTTCTAATTACACCAATCCTAATCCTCTTTGGGATAATCTATGGTCTCCTTTCACCGCCGGATCTGACTGCGATTCTACAATCTCCATGTATCCAGATCCAGCGGCGGTGGATGCGGCGGAGAATATGTTCACTCATCACGGCGGGGGCTACGAGCAACTTACTCTTTATAACGGTCGGCGGCGGGGAGGGAGTGGCGTGCAGCCGGATTCGCATCTTATGTGTTTGAAGCTTGGGAAGAGGCATTATTTTGGGGATAATTTTCCGGTATCGTGTGAGAGAAGGGAGGTGGCGGATGAGTTTTCTATAGGTAAAAAGGTGAAACCCTACTGCGGTGTTTTGGTTGGTGCGGGGGATAATGTGGGGAGAtcggcggcggcggcggcggcggcggtTGTGGCGAGGTGTCAAGTTGAAGGTTGTGATGTGGGTTTGGGTGAGGCGAAAGATTATCATCGGAGGCATAAAGTTTGTGAGATGCATTCAAAGGCTCCTAAGGTTATTGTTCTAGGGCTTGAACAGCGTTTCTGCCAGCAGTGTAGCAG GTTTCATGTGGTGTCAGAATTTGACGAGTCAAAGAGAAGTTGTAGGAGGAGATTAGCAGGTCACAACGAACGAAGAAGAAAGACTAATCATGATTCTTTTCCCAGATCTTCTTTCCACG GCAATGCTCTCTCTCTTCTGTCAAGAAATGGTGAATCATGGAACATATCATCATCAGATCTGTCATCAAGATCAAGTGCTGCACTTCGAGAACTAATAGCAGAACAACGTGGTGCCATTTTAAGTAGACATCTGCAGAACAATTCAATACAAGACTTGCCTtatgatcatcatcatcatcaacaaAATCAACCTAATAACTTCAATACTTTCTTGTCACACCACCAAAATCATCATCAATTTTTAGGCGATCATCATCACAGTAATGATGGGGACAGGTTCCAAGATGATGGGACAGTCACATTAGACTTAATGCAAGGTCAAACTGCTGCTTCTGCTTTTGGGTTCTTGTCTAGTTCTAGAGATCATAAAGataaggaagatgaagaggatgaATGTTCTGTACTATGGAACTCTTGGGCATGA
- the LOC136216829 gene encoding squamosa promoter-binding-like protein 7 isoform X1 encodes MEIGGNSAAASNYTNPNPLWDNLWSPFTAGSDCDSTISMYPDPAAVDAAENMFTHHGGGYEQLTLYNGRRRGGSGVQPDSHLMCLKLGKRHYFGDNFPVSCERREVADEFSIGKKVKPYCGVLVGAGDNVGRSAAAAAAAVVARCQVEGCDVGLGEAKDYHRRHKVCEMHSKAPKVIVLGLEQRFCQQCSRFHVVSEFDESKRSCRRRLAGHNERRRKTNHDSFPRSSFHETGNALSLLSRNGESWNISSSDLSSRSSAALRELIAEQRGAILSRHLQNNSIQDLPYDHHHHQQNQPNNFNTFLSHHQNHHQFLGDHHHSNDGDRFQDDGTVTLDLMQGQTAASAFGFLSSSRDHKDKEDEEDECSVLWNSWA; translated from the exons ATGGAAATCGGAGGCAACTCCGCCGCCGCTTCTAATTACACCAATCCTAATCCTCTTTGGGATAATCTATGGTCTCCTTTCACCGCCGGATCTGACTGCGATTCTACAATCTCCATGTATCCAGATCCAGCGGCGGTGGATGCGGCGGAGAATATGTTCACTCATCACGGCGGGGGCTACGAGCAACTTACTCTTTATAACGGTCGGCGGCGGGGAGGGAGTGGCGTGCAGCCGGATTCGCATCTTATGTGTTTGAAGCTTGGGAAGAGGCATTATTTTGGGGATAATTTTCCGGTATCGTGTGAGAGAAGGGAGGTGGCGGATGAGTTTTCTATAGGTAAAAAGGTGAAACCCTACTGCGGTGTTTTGGTTGGTGCGGGGGATAATGTGGGGAGAtcggcggcggcggcggcggcggcggtTGTGGCGAGGTGTCAAGTTGAAGGTTGTGATGTGGGTTTGGGTGAGGCGAAAGATTATCATCGGAGGCATAAAGTTTGTGAGATGCATTCAAAGGCTCCTAAGGTTATTGTTCTAGGGCTTGAACAGCGTTTCTGCCAGCAGTGTAGCAG GTTTCATGTGGTGTCAGAATTTGACGAGTCAAAGAGAAGTTGTAGGAGGAGATTAGCAGGTCACAACGAACGAAGAAGAAAGACTAATCATGATTCTTTTCCCAGATCTTCTTTCCACG AAACAGGCAATGCTCTCTCTCTTCTGTCAAGAAATGGTGAATCATGGAACATATCATCATCAGATCTGTCATCAAGATCAAGTGCTGCACTTCGAGAACTAATAGCAGAACAACGTGGTGCCATTTTAAGTAGACATCTGCAGAACAATTCAATACAAGACTTGCCTtatgatcatcatcatcatcaacaaAATCAACCTAATAACTTCAATACTTTCTTGTCACACCACCAAAATCATCATCAATTTTTAGGCGATCATCATCACAGTAATGATGGGGACAGGTTCCAAGATGATGGGACAGTCACATTAGACTTAATGCAAGGTCAAACTGCTGCTTCTGCTTTTGGGTTCTTGTCTAGTTCTAGAGATCATAAAGataaggaagatgaagaggatgaATGTTCTGTACTATGGAACTCTTGGGCATGA